GCACGACTACTCCACTCGCTTAACCCGCACTGATGAGCGATATTCCACTGAAGCTTTTTTTCAAACCAAAGCTGCTTATTTTAAAAAGTGGTCGGAGCAACACAATCCGTTTCACCCCAACATTTGGATTTGGGGAGCCGGGCGTAAAACCCGCCAACGAAGTGCTTTTCTTCAAGAACAGGGGCTGAATATCGAGGGTTATATCGACATCAAAAAAACAAAACCCGATGCTCTGTTTTATAAAGAACTTCCCGAACCCGGGCAGCTGTTTATTGTGTCGATGGTAACAAATACGGGAGCAGGAGAAAAAATCAGGGAGTTTTTAATTCAACGCAATTATGCAGAAGGAAAGGATTTTATCCTGATGGGCTAAATAGAAATACCGATAAATGCAGAATATTCTCTAAATTCAGCACTTCATCGGAAAAAGCTGAATTACCAAATGATAACACTGTTTATTTGACCAAAATTAAAATCATCTAATTATGAAACAGTTGTTATTTTTTCTGATAGTCATTTTTGTTGCGCACAATCCATCAAAAGCACAACCAACCAACAGTCCTTTCGAAGGAACTACCTGGAATGTAATCCGGGAAAGATTATTTAACGGCGAAAATGCACAGGCTTATCGCTTTGAAGATGATATTCGTTTTCAGCTAATCGGCGCAAAAACGCATCAGGATTCGGCCATTGTTACGCAAATGATTGCCGAATTAAACGAACTGTTTGAAACCGTTCAAATAAAAATGGTAGACACCGAACCCAACTTCAAACTAACCATAACACAGGAAGCAGGAGGTCAATCATCCAATGCCATACAGTTAACTTCAGGTTACAGTATAATATCGGTAAATCTGGAACTTGGAATTTCAGGAGCTTTGAGCGATAAAGAATCAGTAAAACAAATCTATTATCACACCATTCGCCAATTCACAAAGCTTTCCGCACCGCAGTCTGGAAGCTCCGTTTACGGCGGTATTTTTGATTCACCAGCAGCCTCTGATGCTGAATTTAAGGAAATAGATAAAGATCTTCTTAAGAAGCTATATTCTCCCGATTTCCATAAGAATCTTAAAGAAAGCACGGTTAGAAAACACGGCCATCAACAATATTTAGATTTGAGGTACCACAATCTGATTAAATACTTGTCGTACTCATTTAAAGCAATTTTAATACTATTTGGATTCCTTTTTTTCCTCTCTAAAGAACCTAAAAGAAAACAAAATCCCGGTTTACTTTTGTATATAAAACAAAGGACAATAATCCTGTTAATACTTCCTTTTATCTACTCATTCATCACAACAACCGGCGATCTTTCATCCTTATTGATAGCCAGTCCGGCTTCTTTTGCAATCAACTTTCTGGCAACAACTATTTACGCAGTGCTGGTGCTCATTATTATCTATTATTCCGAGCCTTTTTTTCTGAAAAAGATAAATAGTTTTGCAGGAAAACAGGCTTTCCTATTTCTAAGTACAAATTTTGCAGCCTTTATTGTTCCTTCGTTAACGATCTTTCCTTTTTTTATGTTATCAGGCAAACTAATGTATTCTGGGTTTCATCCTGTTTCTTTCTGGTCGCAAGGTTCACAGACATTTACAATTGTTTTTGTGGCGGCATTAAGGGTGTTCTACAATTTCATTCAATATCGCACTCAAAGCATGGTAAATGAAAAAGACGTTGAATTGGCCAAAATGAAAGAACTAAAAAACCAGGCCGAATTGAATGCTTTACATTCGCGAATTAATCCGCACTTTTTATACAATTCGTTAAATTCAATTGCCAGCCTGGCTCACACCGATGCCGACAAAACCGAGAACATGGCCACCGGACTTTCCGATCTGTTCAGGTACTCGATCAATAAAGAAAACAAAACCTTTGTGTCGGTTGCCGAAGAACTGGAAATGGTAAAAAAATATCTTGAAATAGAAAAAACGCGTTTTGGTAACCGGTTGACATACGAAATAAATGCTGAAGAAAGTGCCATGGAAAAACAAATTCCAAAATTCCTAATTCAGCCACTGGTAGAAAATGCGGTAAAACACGGGCTTTCGAAAATGAAAGGCACGGGAAAAATCAGGGTGGAAGTTAAACAACTGGAAAAAGATATGTCAATTTCTATTTTTGACAACGGTCCCGATTTCCCGGATGAACCGGTTAGTGGTTACGGCCTGCAAAACCTGCACGATAAACTGGATATTATATACGGAAACCAGGCGCTTATTAACTGGGAAAACGGTGCGAATAAAAATTTTACTATTATGCTGAAAAATCAGTTTGAATTATGAATACCGGACAAGCTTATAAAACAATAGCAGTTGACGACGAACCTTTGGCACGTTTGCGATTGCAGACATTGCTTGGCGAATATCCGGAGAAATTTGAATTGGTTGCCGAGGCTGAAAACGGCGATGAAGCCGTTGAAAAAATCAATCGCTTAAAACCGGAGTTCGTTTTTCTCGACATTCAGATGCCCGAAACCAATGGTTTTGAAGTGCTTAAAAAACTACACTACCTGCCCAAAGTAATTTTTTGCACGGCTTACGACGAGTTTGCCCTGCAGGCTTTCGACACCAATTGTATCGATTACCTCGTAAAACCACTCACCAGGGAACGTTTTGCAAAAACCATCGAAAAAATTGAGCAATTGAATGGAAGCACTCCAGAAATTAACCTCGATAATCTGATCGCCCAATTCAGCAGAGAATACAAAAAGAACGATGCCACCTCCATTCCGGTTAAAGTTGGCGATCGTGTAATTTTTGTGCGACTCGACGAGGTATCCTTCTTTCAGGCCGATGAGAAGTATGTTACAGTTGTTACCAAACACTCGAAATCGTACACTTTGGATTCGAGCTTAAAAAAGCTGGAAGAAAAACTTCCCGACAATTTTATTCGTGTTCATAAATCGTATCTCATCAATAAAAATCTTTTAAAAGAAGTTAGAAAGCACTTTAACAATCGTTTTGTGCTGATTATCGACGATTACAGCCAAAGTAAAATTACTAGCGGAAGAAGTTATTATCAGGAAATAAAAGCACTTTTTGAAATGTAACCACGTAATTGTTTTTATTCAGAACCATCTCGCTATTCAGAATAATTTCAAATAAGCTTTTTTATTCAAAATAAACCTATTACATTTGCCAACGCTACGTGGAAAGATTTGAGATTGATTGCAACCACATGAAAAAAACGCTAAAACAATCGCATTTTTCAATATCAATCGAATATCCCGCAGTTTTAAAATTTAGTATTTAATCTACTGATTAACTTCAGTTTAAAAAGGGATTTTATGAATTATTTATTTACAAGCGAATCAGTATCGGAAGGCCACCCGGATAAGGTAGCCGACCAGATTTCAGATGCATTACTCGACCAGATTCTGGCTTTTGATTCGAACTCGAAAGTAGCCATTGAAACACTGGTTACAACCGGACAGGTAGTTGTTGCCGGCGAGGTAAAATCGCAGGCCTATGTTGATGTGCAGGAAGTTACACGAAACGTAATTAACCAGATTGGTTATACCAAAGCGGCCTACCGTTTTGATGGTGATTCGTGTGGTGTTTTAACTGCCATTCACGAACAAAGTGATGACATTAACCGCGGTGTTGACCGTGAAGAAAAAACCGAACAAGGTGCGGGCGACCAGGGAATGATGTTTGGATATGCCTGTAAAGACACTGAAAACTATATGCCGTTAACGCTCGATCTGTCACACAAAATTTTGCAGGAGCTTGCTGTTATCCGTCGCGAAGGCAAAGTAATGACTTATTTGCGCCCCGACTCAAAATCGCAGGTGACTGTTGAGTATAGCGACTCGAATGAGCCCGTGAAAGTGCATACCATTGTGGTATCGACACAACACGATGAGTTTGATGCCGACGAGCCCATGCTGGCAAAAATTAAGGAGGATGTGATCAACATTCTTATTCCACGCGTAAAAGCGCAATTGTCGGAAGAAGTGCAGGATTTATTTGGCAACGACATTATTTACCACGTAAACCCGACTGGTAAATTTGTTATTGGCGGGCCACACGGCGATACCGGGTTAACCGGACGAAAAATTATCGTTGACACCTACGGCGGCCGCGGAGCTCATGGCGGTGGTGCTTTCTCGGGAAAAGATCCATCAAAAGTTGACCGCTCGGCTGCTTATGCATCGCGCCACATTGCTAAAAACCTGGTGGCAGCAGGTGTTGCCAACGAGATTTTGGTGCAACTGGCTTATGCCATTGGTGTTGCCCAGCCGGTGGGTGTTTTTGTAAATACCTACGGCCGTTCGAACGTGAGTGTAAGCGACGGAGAAATTGCGGAAAAAGTAAAAGCTATTTTCGATCTTCGCCCGGCAGCCATTGAGGAACGATTGAAGCTACGTAATCCTATTTACCAGGAATCGGCAGCTTATGGACACATGGGCCGTGAGCCCAAAACAATTACAAAAACTTTCGAGTCGCCATACAGTGGCAAGGTTACCAAAGAGTTGGAACTTTTTACTTGGGAAAAACTCGACTTTGTTGACACGATTAAAAAGACTTTCGGGCTATAGTTCCGAGGGTGAGTATTAATATACGCCAGAAGGACGGTACGTGTTGCCGTCCTTTTTTTATTCAATTTTTTGCAGAGGAGTTGCAGTTTAAAAAAAAGGTATTATATTTGCACCCGCGTTCACAAAGACATTTCATTTGAAATAAAAATATATTGCGGGATGGAGCAGTTGGTAGCTCGTTGGGCTCATAACCCAAAGGTCGTCGGTTCAAGTCCGGCTCCCGCTACTCAGATAAGCCAGAGGAATTTTTCTTCTGGCTTTTTTCATTTAAAACCACCTAGATGTTTACAGTTTACGCCCTTTACTCTAAAGATTTCAACAAAATTTATATCGGGATGACTTCTGATCTTGAGAAGCGGTTTTTTGCACACAACAACCTGCCAAAAGGTTGGACAGCGAAATTCCGACCGTGGATCATTGTTCATGCCGAAGAATTTAATTCAAAGAAAGAAGCGCTCCAAAGAGTAAAACAACTAAAATCTGCTAAAGGAAGAGAATCTATTTGGAATTTAATTGACTCAGGCAGTTGGTAGCTCGCTGGACTCATATCCGCCAACTGGCGGACGTCGGGACGGCTCCCGCTACTCAGATAAGCCAGAGGAATATTTCTTCTGGCTTTTTTCATTTCAAAAAAGCTCAAAATAAATATCCCTGCTTCTGCAGGGATGCTCAATCACCTAATCTAACTAAACCAGGATCTTACTATGAAAAAAATGCTTACAGGCCCTTTGAACCTGTAGCATTCATTTATACGATGATTATTGGTGTGTGGTTATAATAAATCAAATAAACAGCTTAACTTTTCGTTGCAACACATGATATACCTCGCTTCAGAAAACTTTGTTAAAACTTACAAAACACAAGCAACACTTGAACAATTAGACCTTAATTTGTTTCATAGGTAAACGAAAAACTGTTCAACATATCATGATCAAATCAGAATACCATATCGCAAAAATGGACTGTCCTTCCGAAGAGAATATGATTCGGATGAAACTGGACGGAATTCAAGCCATAAAGAAACTGGACTTTGACATTGAAAACCGCAACCTTACTGTTTTTCACTCCGAAGAAGATGAAGAAATTCTGTCGCGATTGGAATCTCTGAACTTTGGCGCAAAACTTTCGGCCACCCGCGAGGTAGATGAAAACGAGTTTGCAACGGAGAGTTCCGACGTACAATCGAAACTACTTTGGTCGGTTCTTTTAATCAATTTCGGCTTTTTCATTATTGAAATGACCACGGGATTGATATCAAGATCAATGGGATTGGTAGCCGACTCACTTGATATGCTTGCCGATTCGTTTGTATACGGGCTCAGTCTTTGGGCCGTTGGTTCAACAGTTATGCGAAAAAAGAAAGTTGCACGACTAAGCGGTTACTTTCAGCTTACGCTTGCCTTACTGGGTATTATTGAAGTGGTGAGGCGCTTTATACAATTTGAAGCCATGCCCGATTACCGCATGATGATCGGCATATCGGTTTTGGCACTTATTGCCAACGCCATTTGTTTGCTTCTGCTCCAAAAATCAAAAAGTAAGGAAGCACATATGAAAGCCAGTATGATATTTACCTCTAACGATGTAATTATTAACAGCGGCGTGATTATGGCCGGTGTGCTGGTATTGGTAACGCAATCGAAATATCCGGATTTAATAATTGGTTCAATCGTATTTCTGATTGTTGTCAGAGGGGCGATACGAATACTAAAACTTGGAAAATAATACCGATTATAACTTTATCCTTCAACAGATTAAAATTTATTATTTTACCACATAATCAATTAAATTCCACAACTCAATACGCTCAATGATGCGTGCGTCGTTTGTTTTTTTCATCATTTCGCTAAAATCCTCTTCCGCATGTATCGCTTTAAACGATTCGGCAAAACTAACTTCCAAAGCGTAGGAATAATCCGAAAAAGTATTCATTGTAACATATTGGTATGGCCTGCTGGTACCACGCGGAAATATTGCCTCCCAAAGTCCCCAGCCAATAGTTCTCCCCGAGCGTATCGATTCCTGGTGAATCGGCATCCAAACATCCTTCTCCAACGCTTCATATTCCGAACCTTTCCCGGGCTCCACTTTCATATAATTCACCTGAATGAAATGCGCCGGATCTTCAAAAGGAATTGGCGGAATTGCCGCCACAGTTTTATACAACTCCGACCGAACAATTTCGCTTGCCTTGTTGGTGCGATCCATTATTTCTCTCAAACTCATATTGCTATGAACCTTGGCCGGAATTTCAAGATTCCACGGGGTTTCCAGTTTTTCCGGATCGTTATAAGCTGTAATTGCCACATAGTTGTAACTATCTGCCGAACCAGCAAATTCAACTGCATATAAAGTCCAGCTAGCAATTATCCCCTGCCTTATCCTTTCCTGGTGCATAGGTTCCCATATTTTCTGCTGCACCTCGAGGTATTTCAGGTGATTTTCAGGTTTTACTTTAAAGTACTCAACAACCACATATAACGGATCAGCAGCCTTTACCGGCACCGATGCAAAAACAAATACGCTACAGAAAACAATCGCCGAAATAAAAAATGTACCCACGGCGAAATGTGATGATTGTTTATTTTTCATTCGTTTATATTTTTAATTTTCAATGGTAACACATGTAACTCGCCTGAAACATAACGATCCTCTCATTTTATATTTCTTACCATGCTCGTTTCTTGGCAGTAGGCTTTTTGTTAAAGATTAATCCAGTACGACATTTTTACTATCAGCCCTCTGTTCTTAGAAACCATTCCATCGGGCAAAAAGTTCTCGGTATAAACAATAAATAAATCAGAAACGGGAGCAAATCGCCACTGTAACCTCGAATTGATATTAACATTATCCGCTTGTTCGTTATACTGAATAAAATTGGTCCAGAAGATTTTCTCGGTGAATGTAAAATCAATTCGTGGCCCAACCAGCCAAAAATCTCCGCTTGGATAGGGATCGGGCAAATCGATTTTGTTATACGAATAATTCATTGCTAAACTGAAAATGGGTTTAATCCGGAAACGAAAAGTTCCCGACATATTTGTTGCATTCCCATTGTAAAAGCCACCATATCCCGCTCGGATATCGAATGAAAAATCCTTTCTGCTATTTGAGGAATAACTGGCATTTAACCCGTTCCAGGTATATTCCGTCCCCGCTGGCAAAGATTCTGTTCCCTCTTTAAACTGCCTTGTGGGGTCAAAATCGTTAAACAATTTCACATAGATATTTTGCCACTCCAAATTTACACGGCTGGAATTTAAAAAGTTTATACTGTAACCCGTTTCCATCTCTTTGTCGGTAAATTCCCAATTCGTGTCGAGATAGTAATTCGACCGGAAACTTGGGCCGTGTGTGCTAATTGTTTTGCTGTCGGGATAAAAACTGTAGCGCACAAAGGGGCCAAAAGTAAAGTAGCCGGTACGCGGGAAGAATCCCATTTCGGCATTAAAGTTCTCGGCAACATATTCATGTGTCCAAAATGCCATAAGTTTTCGGGTATTATACCGAACGCTTGTTCCGTGTGCCCAATGTTTTGAGGTATTAACAGGGTCATCGGAGTTAAAATAATAGAAACTGCCATCCCATTTATCATCAGTCGACATTAAATTGTATTGCAGCCCATAAACGCGGTTGTACTCATTTTGTGTTCCAAAATCATATCCGTCTTCCTGGTCTTTAGAGAAATTGATGCCCTGTTTCATGGCAATAATAGCGGATATATTAGATCGTCCGAAAACCTGTTTTTTAAACGATGCAACCGTGTAATTATAAGCCGGCGTATCATCAAACCCATCATTCATCTGGTGTTTGGTTTGGGCATTTAAAAAGCCTACACGCATGCCGTCTCCCACCTGTCCGCTTAAACGAGCACCAAATATCATGGGCGACGACAAACCAATACGGCGTGAGAAAAACACCTGCGACTGACGGAAACCAAAATCACTGAAAAGGTCGCTGTTCTCCATAAAAAACTGGCGACGCTCGGGGTAAAACAGCTCGAAACGGGTAACGTTTGTTTGCTGGCGGTCGACTTCAACCGTTGAAAAATCGGGATTTAAAGTCAGGTCGAGATTTAAAGAAGTTGACAAGGCTACTTTTCCGTCGAAACCAGCATTCCAGTCCCAACCAATATTGTTATTTACCGAAAGATCCTTCTGCGATGCCGAACCCGAAACATAAGGAATAATACTAATGTTTGAGCCAGCTTCAGGCGGCGTACTATCCCATTTCAGTTCTCCTGAATAGGTTAACGCGGTGGGCTGATATTGCCTTTTAACTGTAGTCCAGGTCGAGCGTTCGTTTCTTTTCAAATCATTTCGCACAAACTGTATATTCCAGTTGCTGATATCATCTGCATACCGAATTGATTTAAAAGGAATTTTTATTTCGGCGGTCCAACCTTCATTCGTTTTTTTTGTTTTTGAGTACCACACGTTATCCCACGAATCGGAAATAGCCATAAAACCACCGCCACCACCTGTAACTACACCTTCCATTTGTACACCCAAAGGCGTAATGGTAAATGCGTAACCATTTGTCAGGTCGTCGAAAGGATCGATAACCAACATTAAATAGTCGTTGTTTCGTTCCCTGTAATCCCTTCTCAACGATTCAACAATGTAGTTTCCCGGCAACTCATCGAAACAGGTCACTCCCACATATAAGTTATTATCATCGTAAAGAATACTGGCTTCGGTTTTCGAGAATGCGGTCGTATCGTCCGTCGGGTACTGCCGGTGAAAATCTTTTGCTTTATCGGCTGTTTGCCACACCGCTTCATCAAGTACCCCATCAATAGTAATATTCGCTTCGGTTTTTTTGATTTCCAAGGTCTTCTCCGGAATCCGTTTCCCCTTTGTTCGTGAAATTAGCGAGAGTTCAAATCGGTCTTGTGCACTTCCCTCGAAAATCGAGATCATCCCCATTAATAGAATAAGCAATCCGCCTAATCCATAATTCTTAGTTCGGTTCATTTGGTTTTTTTAAATAGGAAGCTTTTAGTTTACCCCCTTCCTGTTTAACAATATATTATTGCGATTTATCAGTTGCCCATTTATATAAGCTATAAATGAACAATGCTGTTAGATGGTTAAAATATCAGAAGGTTTAATTAAAACATATTTGAAACGATAAATAAAAGCTTTAAAGGGATGAATCGTTTCCTTTGGCAAGTTGTAATCCTTTGGATTAACGTTGCGGTATACTACAAAACGTCAACAGGTTACGCCCATTTTTCATAAATCTATGCGGTTGTCAACCTAAAAGAATACCAATCCGTCTATAAAATCGCCCGGTTCTTCTATTTCATTTTAATAGATGAATCCTTGCGCTTAGATTTGAATCAAATTAAAAAAGCAAAAGACATGAAACGAGCATGAGATAGATTTTCAATTATAGGCGAATAATTACAATCATGCGAGTTCCATCTTATACCATAATAACAAACAATTTTAATAAGATGAAAACAAAAATTAAACAAGTAACAGCAGCAACATTAATCGTTCTTTCGTTAATGGTAATTGGAATAAATGCATCGGCAACAAAACTTACGGGTTGTAAAATCGTTGAATCATCGCTTGAGTTGGAAGACTGGATGACCGATGAAACAATTTGGAGCACCGCAAATACAACTGCATTTGCACAGGAAAAAGATGTAAATATGGCTTTTGAATCTTGGATGACAAACGATGAAATCTGGAATGTAAATTACCATTTTGTGGCTGAAACAGAAACTAGCCTTGAAATCGAAAACTGGATGATCGATGCAGAAAACTGGGATGTAAATGATTTGATGAAAGGATCGGAATTGGCACTTGAAATCTGGGAAGAGTAGCCTTTTTACAAAAGTATCCCGGCCTTTATTAAGACCGGAATACTCTCCCTAACCAAACAGGGTTTACTATGAAAAAAATGCCTACACAACCATTGCCATGTAGCATTTAGTATACGAGTTTAATTTGTATAAGGTTTATCAAAAACATTCCGTATTAAAATGAAAAAGCGGGCCCTGGAAATCCAGAGCCCGCTTTTCTATTTAGCGTAAATATGTTTTACTGTTTTACTCGTTCGCTGTATGAGCGGTCGGCAGTGCTTACGCGAATTACGTCGCCTTCGTTTATAAACATTGGCACCATAAGTTCCGCACCTGTTTCAACAGTTGCCGGTTTTAAGGCTGTTGAGCTGGCAGTGTTACCTTTTTCACCAACAATGGTTGAAGTAATTTTTAATTCAACTTTATCGGGCATTTCTGCTGTTAAAGGCAATTCTTCTTCGGCATGAAACTGAATTTCAATTAGCTGTCCCTCTTTCATCAGGTCGTTGTTTTCAACCATCGAATCAGGAATGGAAATCTGCTCGTATGTTTCAGTATTCATTACATTTAATCCCATATCATCGCGATACAGGAACTGGTAAGGACGGCGCTCAACACGAACCTCATCAACCTTAACACCTGAATTAAATGTATTTTCGATTACCTTTCCGTTTTTAACGTTTTTAAGTTTTGTACGTACGAAAGCCGGACCTTTACCCGGTTTTACGTGTAGGAATGAGACAATGATGTAAATATCACCTTTGAACATAAAACACATTCCGTTTTTAAAATCTGCTGTAGAAGCCATGATAAATTAATTTCTTTTTATATGCAGTGCAAAAATAATTAAATCCGTTAAAAATCAAGCATTTCAAAACGCTTTTACTTAAAAGCCGAAAATCTACTTTAAACTTTGTTCTACGCCATTAATTTTATAATGTTTTATAACGGCTTTAAGCGAACCCACCTGCATGTCGAACTCGATGTATACCGGTACCTTTTCTTCTTTTGCCAGGTAAAACCGCACCCCGTCCGACTTTTCAAGCACTTTACCTTTCCGTACCGAGGGTGTTAACACGTGGCAATCTACCGTTCCAACATCGGTTTTAACCTTTTCGTCGCGCAAATACTGTATCGATATGTCCGATATTTTATCGGCATTAATAGTAGGATAAATAACCGCATCGCCGGGCTGAAGATTCTCGAATGGATTTTTGTGTACGAAATAAAAGAACACCGAAACCAGATCGAGAAGATCATCAGGAACGGCACGCCACCCACTACGGCTGCTGTTTATCGAGTCAACATCGTGGTAAAAAAGTGTTTCCGTGTAACGACGGTAGTTTCCTTCTTTTACATTTCGGATTGTTTTTACCGGAAGGCGCGTTTCGGCATCAACATACGTTTCGTAAATATCGTAAACGCCATATAGTTTATTGGCCAGCCCCGTTGTTTTTCCCATTACGTGGTAATGAATGGCGGGCCGACCATTAAAAACCGTATCACTTATGGTCATTTCAGCTTCGCCACCTTTAACGAAACTAAATTTCAGGTTAAACTTTATTGAAATATCCTCGGCACTTGTTGTTTGTATTGCCAGGAAAAAAACGATTAGTATGGAGAATAACTTGTTCATTTTAATATTTTGTTTTTTGGAATGGTTGCTACAAAATCCTTTAAATAAAAAGGCTCGAAATAAGCAACGTCTTCAAATTCCTTTTTGTTGTACTTAATTTCTGCCAGATTTTGCATAAATCGTGCCGTTGTTTTATCGGGCCCGTTAAACAAGGCATTTGCATGCGTTATTTTTTCGCGGCATTTATCGGCGCCATTTCCAAAAAACAATATTTTTTTTGTTTGAAGATGATCTGCAAATGAGTTTTCATCAATAATTTCAGCAGTAACTTCGCTTACTGCCTTTCCTCCTTTTTCGTACACAGCGGTATAAACTTCCATACGTCGGGCGTCAATCATCGGGCAAAACAACAGTTCTTCCCCATCAGCAGCGTTGTAAAATTCGTCGGCATTTTCGGCAACGTAATGTCCCATTGCTTCTATCGAACCAATACCAATAAGCGGTTTTCCCAATCCGTAACACAGCCCTTTCGCCACCGACACACCAATGCGCAAACCGGTGTACGATCCCGGGCCTTTACTTACCGCTACTGCATCAATTTTATTAATGTCTAAATTATTCTCACTTAAAAGATCTTCAATAAAAACGGTGAGTAACTTCGAGTGATTTAATCCCTCGGTACTTTCCTTTTGGTATAGCGTTTTACCGTTTTCTGCCAATGAAACCGAACAAACTTCGGTCGATGTTTCGATATTTAAAATAATTGCCATTTGAGTTCTTTTAACAAACTTCTGCAAAAATAGTTAAAGCTGAAGAAACTTTCCATTTAAAACCAAGCCGTCGAGTTTCATTTTTTTTGCCGTCTGCAGCGCATCCTCTTCCGTATGAACGATGGGTTCGCCACCTGCGTTAAACGAGGTATTTATCAGTGCTTTTATGCCGAACTTTTCATCCAAACGTTTTAACAAAGCAAACAAAAATGGATTATCCGATTCTTTTGAAATGCTTTGAAAACGTGCAGTTCCATCGGCATGAATTGCGCCGGCTATTTCCTGTTGCTTTTCGGTCAGAATAGCAAAATCGAGCAACATGAATTTCGATAAAGGATGAACTTCCGCCTGGCCGGTAAAATACTTTACATTTTCTTCTAAAGCCACCGGTGCCAGCGGACGGTACCATTCGCGGCCCTTTTTCTCCATGCTCAGTTTATTCGACAGTTCTTTCGATCCGGCAAATGCTAAAATACTGCGGTTTCCCAAAGCGCGCGGCCCGGCTTCTCCAAAATTATTGCAAACCCCAATCAGCTTTTTAGCAGC
This is a stretch of genomic DNA from uncultured Draconibacterium sp.. It encodes these proteins:
- a CDS encoding cation transporter: MIKSEYHIAKMDCPSEENMIRMKLDGIQAIKKLDFDIENRNLTVFHSEEDEEILSRLESLNFGAKLSATREVDENEFATESSDVQSKLLWSVLLINFGFFIIEMTTGLISRSMGLVADSLDMLADSFVYGLSLWAVGSTVMRKKKVARLSGYFQLTLALLGIIEVVRRFIQFEAMPDYRMMIGISVLALIANAICLLLLQKSKSKEAHMKASMIFTSNDVIINSGVIMAGVLVLVTQSKYPDLIIGSIVFLIVVRGAIRILKLGK
- a CDS encoding LytTR family transcriptional regulator DNA-binding domain-containing protein — protein: MNTGQAYKTIAVDDEPLARLRLQTLLGEYPEKFELVAEAENGDEAVEKINRLKPEFVFLDIQMPETNGFEVLKKLHYLPKVIFCTAYDEFALQAFDTNCIDYLVKPLTRERFAKTIEKIEQLNGSTPEINLDNLIAQFSREYKKNDATSIPVKVGDRVIFVRLDEVSFFQADEKYVTVVTKHSKSYTLDSSLKKLEEKLPDNFIRVHKSYLINKNLLKEVRKHFNNRFVLIIDDYSQSKITSGRSYYQEIKALFEM
- the metK gene encoding methionine adenosyltransferase, with the translated sequence MNYLFTSESVSEGHPDKVADQISDALLDQILAFDSNSKVAIETLVTTGQVVVAGEVKSQAYVDVQEVTRNVINQIGYTKAAYRFDGDSCGVLTAIHEQSDDINRGVDREEKTEQGAGDQGMMFGYACKDTENYMPLTLDLSHKILQELAVIRREGKVMTYLRPDSKSQVTVEYSDSNEPVKVHTIVVSTQHDEFDADEPMLAKIKEDVINILIPRVKAQLSEEVQDLFGNDIIYHVNPTGKFVIGGPHGDTGLTGRKIIVDTYGGRGAHGGGAFSGKDPSKVDRSAAYASRHIAKNLVAAGVANEILVQLAYAIGVAQPVGVFVNTYGRSNVSVSDGEIAEKVKAIFDLRPAAIEERLKLRNPIYQESAAYGHMGREPKTITKTFESPYSGKVTKELELFTWEKLDFVDTIKKTFGL
- a CDS encoding GIY-YIG nuclease family protein, whose protein sequence is MFTVYALYSKDFNKIYIGMTSDLEKRFFAHNNLPKGWTAKFRPWIIVHAEEFNSKKEALQRVKQLKSAKGRESIWNLIDSGSW
- a CDS encoding histidine kinase, which codes for MKQLLFFLIVIFVAHNPSKAQPTNSPFEGTTWNVIRERLFNGENAQAYRFEDDIRFQLIGAKTHQDSAIVTQMIAELNELFETVQIKMVDTEPNFKLTITQEAGGQSSNAIQLTSGYSIISVNLELGISGALSDKESVKQIYYHTIRQFTKLSAPQSGSSVYGGIFDSPAASDAEFKEIDKDLLKKLYSPDFHKNLKESTVRKHGHQQYLDLRYHNLIKYLSYSFKAILILFGFLFFLSKEPKRKQNPGLLLYIKQRTIILLILPFIYSFITTTGDLSSLLIASPASFAINFLATTIYAVLVLIIIYYSEPFFLKKINSFAGKQAFLFLSTNFAAFIVPSLTIFPFFMLSGKLMYSGFHPVSFWSQGSQTFTIVFVAALRVFYNFIQYRTQSMVNEKDVELAKMKELKNQAELNALHSRINPHFLYNSLNSIASLAHTDADKTENMATGLSDLFRYSINKENKTFVSVAEELEMVKKYLEIEKTRFGNRLTYEINAEESAMEKQIPKFLIQPLVENAVKHGLSKMKGTGKIRVEVKQLEKDMSISIFDNGPDFPDEPVSGYGLQNLHDKLDIIYGNQALINWENGANKNFTIMLKNQFEL
- a CDS encoding DUF5916 domain-containing protein translates to MNRTKNYGLGGLLILLMGMISIFEGSAQDRFELSLISRTKGKRIPEKTLEIKKTEANITIDGVLDEAVWQTADKAKDFHRQYPTDDTTAFSKTEASILYDDNNLYVGVTCFDELPGNYIVESLRRDYRERNNDYLMLVIDPFDDLTNGYAFTITPLGVQMEGVVTGGGGGFMAISDSWDNVWYSKTKKTNEGWTAEIKIPFKSIRYADDISNWNIQFVRNDLKRNERSTWTTVKRQYQPTALTYSGELKWDSTPPEAGSNISIIPYVSGSASQKDLSVNNNIGWDWNAGFDGKVALSTSLNLDLTLNPDFSTVEVDRQQTNVTRFELFYPERRQFFMENSDLFSDFGFRQSQVFFSRRIGLSSPMIFGARLSGQVGDGMRVGFLNAQTKHQMNDGFDDTPAYNYTVASFKKQVFGRSNISAIIAMKQGINFSKDQEDGYDFGTQNEYNRVYGLQYNLMSTDDKWDGSFYYFNSDDPVNTSKHWAHGTSVRYNTRKLMAFWTHEYVAENFNAEMGFFPRTGYFTFGPFVRYSFYPDSKTISTHGPSFRSNYYLDTNWEFTDKEMETGYSINFLNSSRVNLEWQNIYVKLFNDFDPTRQFKEGTESLPAGTEYTWNGLNASYSSNSRKDFSFDIRAGYGGFYNGNATNMSGTFRFRIKPIFSLAMNYSYNKIDLPDPYPSGDFWLVGPRIDFTFTEKIFWTNFIQYNEQADNVNINSRLQWRFAPVSDLFIVYTENFLPDGMVSKNRGLIVKMSYWINL